A genomic region of bacterium contains the following coding sequences:
- a CDS encoding MarR family transcriptional regulator, with translation MNPGPLAWSITDRVGYAHALLGEIVEERVAPLGLSRAQAVALAVLAEFPGGLSQAAWARLQGVSRQHAHTLAKRLESEGWIEGMRVGRERHLHLSGRGRRRMASFRPGMEARLARALDSMTAAERRELHRLLGRLVETLEPDEQG, from the coding sequence ATGAACCCTGGACCTCTCGCCTGGTCGATCACGGATCGCGTGGGATACGCGCATGCCCTGCTCGGTGAGATCGTCGAGGAGCGTGTTGCACCGCTCGGGCTGAGCCGGGCCCAGGCCGTTGCATTGGCGGTATTGGCAGAGTTCCCGGGCGGGCTCAGCCAGGCAGCCTGGGCGCGGCTCCAGGGTGTGAGTCGGCAGCACGCGCATACCCTGGCCAAGCGCCTCGAAAGCGAGGGCTGGATCGAAGGCATGCGGGTCGGTCGGGAGCGCCACCTGCATCTCTCGGGGAGGGGTCGTCGACGAATGGCCTCGTTCCGCCCAGGAATGGAGGCGCGACTCGCGAGAGCACTCGACAGCATGACCGCGGCAGAGCGGCGAGAACTACACCGGTTGTTGGGACGCCTGGTCGAAACCCTCGAGCCGGACGAACAGGGCTGA
- a CDS encoding SDR family NAD(P)-dependent oxidoreductase, translating into MRAAVVYEHGPLEKIILEEAYPKPTVPEGWVRLRVRACSLNYHDIFSRRGMEGIKLDLPLIIGSDIAGEIEALGDGVQGWSEGDRVLVDPFPILETAGGMIGEGFDGGRAEYCVAHASQLVPIPPSVSFEVAASIPLAYATAHRMMVTRGQIQAGETALVLGASGGVGTACVLLAKKAGAKVIACAGSQDKLDRLEELGADHGINYVDQDMRKEVWSIVDKPRVYGTGGVDLVINSTGGGTWVDSIRCLKVGGRMLTCGATAGFDEKVDVRYVWTFEQNLMGSNGWRRSDITTLLGDAEDGSLVPVIDKVMPLEEVREAERLIEDREVFGKIVVTP; encoded by the coding sequence ATGCGAGCTGCAGTCGTCTACGAACACGGTCCGCTGGAGAAGATCATCCTGGAGGAGGCCTACCCGAAGCCCACCGTCCCGGAGGGTTGGGTGCGCCTGCGCGTCAGAGCGTGTTCGCTCAACTACCACGACATCTTCAGCCGCCGTGGGATGGAGGGCATCAAGCTGGATCTGCCGCTGATCATCGGCTCCGACATCGCAGGTGAGATCGAAGCGTTGGGCGACGGGGTGCAGGGGTGGTCGGAGGGGGATCGCGTGCTGGTCGACCCCTTCCCGATTCTCGAGACGGCGGGCGGAATGATCGGTGAAGGTTTCGATGGGGGCCGAGCGGAGTACTGCGTGGCGCATGCTTCACAACTCGTTCCGATACCGCCTTCCGTATCCTTCGAGGTCGCCGCATCCATTCCCCTGGCCTACGCCACGGCCCATCGGATGATGGTCACCAGGGGACAGATCCAGGCCGGGGAGACAGCGCTCGTGCTGGGCGCATCTGGAGGTGTGGGTACTGCCTGTGTGCTCCTGGCGAAGAAGGCGGGTGCCAAGGTGATTGCCTGTGCAGGCAGCCAGGACAAGCTCGATAGGCTGGAGGAGCTGGGTGCCGATCACGGCATCAACTACGTCGATCAAGACATGCGCAAGGAGGTCTGGAGCATCGTCGACAAACCTCGCGTCTACGGCACCGGCGGGGTGGATCTGGTGATCAACAGCACCGGCGGCGGCACGTGGGTCGATTCCATCCGTTGCTTGAAGGTCGGCGGGCGCATGCTGACGTGCGGGGCTACCGCGGGTTTCGATGAGAAGGTGGACGTCCGCTACGTCTGGACCTTCGAACAGAATCTGATGGGATCCAACGGCTGGCGTCGCAGCGATATCACGACCTTGTTGGGCGACGCGGAGGATGGATCCCTGGTGCCCGTGATCGACAAGGTCATGCCCCTCGAAGAGGTTCGCGAGGCCGAGCGGCTGATCGAAGACCGGGAGGTGTTCGGCAAGATCGTCGTCACCCCGTGA
- a CDS encoding nitroreductase family deazaflavin-dependent oxidoreductase: MTLRKLRDASPPQGWSRRFYRAPIVLYRMGLGGLLGRRFLLLHHVGRRSGLARQAVLEVVRHDPATHTCIIASGFGERADWFRNLMAQPETRIELGWKKIDIQAERLPRDEAEREMLDYGQRNPRAAKMVAKLIGYEHDGTDEDLRSLAGVLPLIRLQPRGAGSRQPPVTG, translated from the coding sequence ATGACACTCCGAAAGCTACGCGACGCGAGCCCGCCCCAGGGTTGGTCCCGCAGATTCTACCGGGCCCCGATCGTTCTCTATCGGATGGGCCTCGGCGGACTGCTCGGCAGACGCTTCCTACTGCTGCACCACGTCGGAAGACGTAGTGGCCTCGCCCGCCAGGCCGTGCTCGAGGTCGTGCGCCACGACCCGGCCACCCACACCTGCATCATCGCATCGGGCTTCGGCGAAAGAGCCGATTGGTTTCGCAACCTGATGGCGCAGCCCGAGACCCGGATCGAGCTCGGCTGGAAGAAGATCGACATCCAGGCGGAGCGACTTCCTCGGGACGAGGCGGAACGTGAGATGCTGGACTACGGCCAGCGCAACCCACGGGCCGCCAAGATGGTCGCGAAGTTGATCGGCTACGAGCACGACGGAACCGATGAAGACCTGCGTAGCCTCGCGGGAGTCCTTCCCTTGATCCGCCTTCAACCGCGGGGCGCCGGTTCCCGCCAGCCCCCGGTCACGGGGTGA
- a CDS encoding DUF2269 family protein: protein MSLYLVLKTLHLVAACIYLGVSVSNGYAKTRADGRHDPRAAALALDLVVGQNRVFLLPASAILLATGLGMAYVTGLSWMRGWLLGALLLFVALSGLLGLAIRMEGQLLALAEDAEREESALPEAYWRLSRRWSALGGIATLGILLMLATMVGRMNLIGR from the coding sequence ATGTCGCTCTACCTGGTGCTCAAGACGCTCCACCTCGTAGCGGCCTGCATCTACCTGGGCGTCTCGGTATCCAATGGTTATGCCAAGACCCGGGCAGACGGCCGTCACGACCCACGTGCCGCCGCGCTGGCGCTCGACCTGGTCGTTGGCCAGAACCGCGTCTTCCTGCTGCCTGCGAGCGCAATCCTGCTCGCGACAGGGCTGGGGATGGCCTACGTCACAGGCCTTTCCTGGATGCGCGGCTGGCTGCTGGGCGCGCTACTGCTGTTTGTCGCGCTATCCGGTTTGTTGGGCCTGGCGATTCGAATGGAAGGCCAACTCCTGGCGCTCGCCGAGGACGCCGAACGGGAAGAGTCAGCACTACCCGAGGCCTACTGGCGGCTGAGCCGGCGCTGGTCCGCCCTTGGAGGAATCGCCACGCTGGGCATTCTGCTCATGCTGGCAACCATGGTCGGACGGATGAACCTGATCGGCAGGTGA
- a CDS encoding PadR family transcriptional regulator — translation MAGPNRTHFAILGFLTLGPMSGYDIKKLVEESTENFWSESFGQLYPALRKLSEDGLIEKQATASEGGRPRHIYSINDQGRAALATWQQEPTAPPPVRIELLLKLFFGANCDRATNRRQVLAYREQMVRDLERYREITERLHRDRSGNAELPYWLLTLRFGERDRAAHIAWCDETLAVLDELPDGGSQAGEEGDPSWQQSTRTGT, via the coding sequence ATGGCTGGACCGAACCGCACCCATTTCGCGATCCTCGGCTTCCTCACGCTCGGGCCCATGTCCGGCTACGACATCAAGAAGCTGGTCGAGGAGAGCACCGAGAACTTCTGGAGCGAGAGCTTCGGCCAGCTCTACCCGGCCCTGCGGAAGCTCAGCGAGGATGGCCTGATCGAGAAGCAGGCCACTGCCAGTGAGGGTGGGCGGCCGCGCCATATCTATTCGATCAACGACCAGGGGCGCGCGGCACTGGCCACCTGGCAACAGGAGCCGACCGCACCGCCGCCTGTCAGGATCGAACTGCTCCTCAAGCTCTTCTTCGGTGCGAACTGCGACCGGGCGACGAACCGAAGACAGGTTCTCGCCTACCGCGAGCAGATGGTGCGCGACCTGGAGCGTTACCGGGAAATCACGGAGCGCCTCCACCGCGACCGCTCGGGGAATGCGGAACTGCCCTACTGGCTGCTGACGCTCCGGTTCGGCGAGCGCGACCGCGCCGCGCATATCGCGTGGTGCGATGAGACATTGGCTGTCCTGGATGAGCTCCCCGATGGCGGGAGCCAGGCCGGCGAAGAAGGAGACCCCTCATGGCAGCAATCGACACGAACTGGGACGTAA
- a CDS encoding NAD(P)/FAD-dependent oxidoreductase, translated as MAAIDTNWDVIVVGSGLGGLTAATRMAKAGLRVLVLEQHVFSGGYAHHFLRKVRGTKIVYDFDVALHQTGNLAPGRDIHRMLTDLGVLERIGLNRFETAYRTCGPAHDHQIPADADAYEALLCESYPEHAGGLRDLFATLRKIDARGADGLSEAAMASMGLTLQEMIEAHFQDERLMSIFSTLWGYVGLVPSQLSAFSYAMMWCSFHFGGCFYVKGGGQALSDAFVSIIEENRGKVLLNTEVTGIVTEGGRIVGVDTKKRGSFRAPAVVSNAAAPLTFEHLLDRPELAEADRKIGEALPLACSIHQAYVGIRGDAAKLGLSDRGAFYSNSYDLDAEWDALERGDYRSQGWMMGNHDLADPGHAPEGRSIVHATVMADGRLWADLDEAEYRERKGDLEEYLIDRLAEAIPDVRERIEICETGTPHTMSRYSLNPLGSIYGYSFSPTSHSIHRPQPRTSVPGLYLAGAWTFPGAGFTGTMISGHHTAGLVFEDIEGRAAGSKDR; from the coding sequence ATGGCAGCAATCGACACGAACTGGGACGTAATCGTCGTCGGATCCGGCCTCGGCGGACTGACCGCCGCAACGCGAATGGCCAAGGCCGGGCTGCGCGTGCTCGTGCTGGAGCAGCATGTGTTCTCAGGAGGCTACGCTCACCACTTCCTCCGCAAGGTACGGGGCACGAAGATCGTCTACGACTTCGATGTCGCGTTGCACCAGACCGGGAATCTCGCTCCAGGGCGCGATATCCACCGCATGCTCACCGATCTCGGAGTGCTCGAACGCATCGGGCTCAACCGCTTCGAGACTGCCTACCGCACCTGCGGGCCCGCCCACGACCATCAGATCCCGGCGGATGCCGATGCCTACGAGGCCCTGCTCTGCGAATCCTATCCGGAACACGCCGGCGGCCTCCGCGATCTGTTCGCGACGCTGCGCAAGATCGACGCCAGGGGCGCCGACGGGCTCTCGGAGGCGGCGATGGCCTCGATGGGACTGACCCTCCAGGAAATGATCGAGGCGCACTTCCAGGACGAGCGCTTGATGTCGATTTTTTCCACGCTCTGGGGCTACGTCGGCCTGGTCCCGTCCCAGCTCTCGGCTTTCAGCTACGCGATGATGTGGTGCAGCTTCCATTTCGGTGGCTGCTTCTACGTCAAGGGAGGCGGCCAGGCGCTCTCCGATGCGTTCGTCTCCATCATCGAGGAGAACCGCGGGAAGGTCCTCCTCAACACCGAGGTCACTGGCATCGTCACGGAGGGCGGGCGCATCGTCGGCGTGGACACGAAGAAGCGCGGTAGCTTCCGCGCCCCCGCCGTCGTCAGCAATGCGGCGGCTCCCCTGACCTTCGAGCATCTCCTCGATCGCCCGGAGCTCGCCGAAGCAGACCGGAAGATCGGCGAAGCGCTACCGCTCGCGTGCTCGATCCATCAAGCCTACGTGGGGATTCGCGGGGACGCCGCGAAGCTCGGTCTCAGCGACCGCGGCGCGTTCTACAGCAATTCCTACGACCTGGACGCCGAATGGGATGCGCTCGAACGCGGCGACTACCGTTCCCAGGGCTGGATGATGGGCAATCACGACCTCGCCGACCCGGGCCACGCACCGGAGGGTCGGTCCATCGTCCACGCAACCGTGATGGCCGACGGCCGCCTCTGGGCCGATCTCGACGAAGCCGAGTACCGGGAGCGCAAGGGCGATCTCGAGGAATACCTCATCGATCGACTCGCCGAAGCCATTCCCGATGTGCGCGAGCGCATCGAGATCTGCGAAACGGGAACTCCGCACACGATGAGTCGCTACTCGCTGAACCCGCTCGGCTCGATCTACGGCTATTCGTTCAGCCCCACCAGCCACAGCATCCACCGCCCCCAACCGAGAACGAGCGTTCCGGGCCTGTATCTGGCCGGTGCCTGGACCTTCCCCGGCGCGGGCTTCACCGGCACCATGATCTCGGGCCATCACACGGCGGGGCTCGTCTTCGAAGACATCGAGGGGAGAGCGGCAGGAAGCAAGGATCGGTGA